In Paracoccus jeotgali, the following are encoded in one genomic region:
- a CDS encoding UPF0262 family protein, which yields MSRLCRVDIDESSLPDASPDVVQERRVAIYDLLEDNSFALPGRDGVEVPPGPYALVLAIRDGRLVFDIATEGGDRLGEFHLSLGPFRQVVKDYFQICASYYDAVKTMPPAQIEAIDMARRGIHNEGARTLQERLEGKAQIDIDTARRLFTLICAMIPQG from the coding sequence GTGAGCAGGCTCTGCCGGGTCGATATCGACGAAAGCTCGCTGCCCGATGCCTCGCCGGACGTCGTGCAGGAACGCCGCGTGGCGATCTATGATCTGCTGGAAGACAACAGCTTTGCGCTGCCCGGCCGCGACGGGGTCGAGGTGCCGCCCGGCCCCTATGCGCTGGTGCTGGCGATCCGCGACGGGCGGTTGGTCTTCGACATCGCCACCGAAGGCGGCGACCGGCTGGGCGAGTTCCACCTGTCGCTCGGCCCGTTCCGGCAGGTGGTCAAGGACTACTTCCAGATCTGCGCCAGCTATTACGACGCGGTCAAGACCATGCCGCCGGCCCAGATCGAGGCCATCGACATGGCCCGCCGCGGCATCCACAACGAGGGCGCGCGCACCCTGCAGGAACGTCTCGAGGGCAAGGCCCAGATCGACATCGACACCGCCCGCCGGCTGTTCACCCTGATCTGCGCGATGATTCCTCAGGGCTGA
- a CDS encoding RNA methyltransferase, whose translation MPDGGPVIILTRPQMGENIGAAARAMLNFGLTELRLVDPRDGWPNPRAVAMASGAAGRVLDRARVFPTLAEAMEGISYAFATTARGRELTKPIFTPATAAAHARTEIAQGGRVAFIFGPERAGLDNADVARASAILTVPVNPDFPSLNLAQAVLLLGYEWAQDRLPMQPMPAGRRPPGEIPADRVEVERLGDHYERRLDEAGYFFPELKAPSMKQNLRNLWARMPLTRADVQVLHGMLRHLTRAR comes from the coding sequence ATGCCCGACGGGGGTCCGGTGATCATCCTGACCCGCCCGCAGATGGGCGAGAATATCGGCGCTGCCGCCCGCGCCATGCTGAATTTCGGCCTGACCGAGCTGCGGCTGGTCGATCCCCGCGACGGCTGGCCCAATCCGCGTGCGGTGGCCATGGCCTCGGGCGCGGCGGGGCGGGTGCTGGACCGGGCGCGGGTGTTTCCGACGCTGGCCGAGGCGATGGAGGGGATCAGCTATGCCTTCGCCACCACCGCCCGAGGGCGCGAGCTGACCAAGCCCATCTTCACCCCCGCCACCGCCGCCGCCCACGCCCGGACCGAGATCGCCCAGGGCGGGCGCGTGGCCTTCATCTTCGGGCCCGAGCGGGCGGGGCTGGACAATGCCGATGTCGCGCGCGCCAGTGCCATCCTGACGGTGCCGGTCAATCCCGACTTTCCGTCGCTGAACCTTGCCCAGGCGGTGCTGCTGCTGGGTTACGAATGGGCGCAGGACCGGCTGCCCATGCAGCCCATGCCCGCCGGCCGCCGCCCGCCGGGCGAGATCCCCGCCGATCGGGTCGAGGTCGAGCGGCTGGGCGATCACTATGAAAGGCGGCTGGACGAGGCGGGTTATTTCTTCCCCGAACTCAAGGCGCCGTCGATGAAGCAGAACCTGCGCAACCTCTGGGCGCGGATGCCGTTGACCCGTGCGGATGTGCAGGTGCTGCACGGAATGCTGCGTCACCTGACCCGCGCCCGCTAG
- a CDS encoding arsenate-mycothiol transferase ArsC, which yields MAGPIPQSVLFCCDHNAIRSPMAEGMMKRFYGRSAYVQSAGVKNDMEVDGFAIAVCQELGIELARHRARSFDEMKSWGDDLTSFDLIVALSPASQRQAMELTRHAHIDIEYWPILDPTGLAEGREAVMAKYRDTRDQIRDRMIERFGPPTTP from the coding sequence ATGGCAGGACCGATCCCACAATCGGTTCTGTTCTGTTGCGATCACAACGCGATCCGCTCGCCAATGGCCGAAGGCATGATGAAGCGCTTCTATGGCCGCAGCGCCTATGTCCAGTCCGCCGGGGTCAAGAACGACATGGAGGTGGACGGCTTCGCCATCGCCGTCTGTCAGGAGCTGGGGATCGAACTGGCCCGGCACCGCGCCCGTTCCTTTGACGAGATGAAAAGCTGGGGCGACGATCTGACCAGCTTCGATCTGATCGTGGCGCTGTCGCCGGCCTCGCAGCGGCAGGCGATGGAACTGACCCGCCACGCCCATATCGACATCGAATACTGGCCGATCCTCGACCCGACGGGCCTCGCCGAAGGGCGCGAGGCGGTGATGGCCAAATACCGCGACACCCGCGACCAGATCCGCGACCGCATGATCGAACGATTCGGACCGCCGACGACACCATGA
- the hisD gene encoding histidinol dehydrogenase has translation MPVTLTTTDADFEDRFTAILSSKREDSADVGDAVAAIIADVRARGDQAVVDLTARFDRMQVTAKELRVSQAEIDAETAKVSGAERAALQLAAERIRAYHARQMPADQSWTDGIGATLGWRWTPVAAAGLYVPGGQASYPSSVLMNAVPARVAGVERLVVCVPTPDGVINPLVLLACELAQVDEIYRIGGAQAIAAMAYGTDSIPPVDKITGPGNAYVAAAKRQVFGRVGIDMIAGPSEVLIIADDDQNPDWLALDLMAQAEHDADAQSILVTPSTRLAAAVTQAVERLIPTLPRSDIAAASWRDYGTVIVTRDLTEAAAISDRVAPEHLELCVADPQTLSARTRHAGAIFLGAHTPEAVGDYVSGPNHVLPTARSARFSSGLSVMDFLKRTTLAQLTPGALAAVGPAAVTLARAEGLDAHADSVAARLAALNERTAS, from the coding sequence ATGCCCGTCACCCTGACCACCACCGACGCCGATTTCGAAGACCGCTTCACCGCGATCCTGTCGTCCAAGCGCGAGGATTCGGCGGATGTGGGCGACGCCGTGGCGGCCATCATCGCCGATGTCCGCGCCCGTGGCGATCAGGCCGTGGTCGATTTGACCGCGCGTTTCGACCGCATGCAGGTGACGGCGAAGGAACTGCGCGTCTCGCAGGCCGAGATCGACGCCGAGACCGCGAAGGTCAGCGGGGCCGAGCGCGCGGCGCTGCAACTCGCCGCCGAACGCATCCGCGCCTATCACGCCCGCCAGATGCCCGCCGATCAAAGCTGGACCGATGGCATCGGCGCGACGCTGGGCTGGCGCTGGACGCCGGTCGCGGCGGCGGGGCTGTATGTGCCGGGCGGGCAGGCGAGCTATCCCTCCTCGGTCCTGATGAACGCGGTCCCGGCGCGGGTGGCGGGGGTCGAGCGGCTGGTGGTCTGCGTGCCGACGCCGGACGGGGTGATCAACCCGCTGGTGCTTCTGGCCTGCGAACTGGCGCAGGTGGACGAAATCTATCGCATCGGCGGGGCGCAGGCGATTGCCGCCATGGCCTATGGCACGGACAGCATCCCGCCCGTGGACAAGATCACCGGGCCGGGCAACGCCTATGTCGCGGCGGCCAAGCGGCAGGTCTTTGGCCGGGTCGGGATCGACATGATCGCCGGCCCCTCCGAGGTGCTGATCATCGCGGACGACGACCAGAACCCCGACTGGCTGGCGCTGGACCTGATGGCGCAGGCCGAACATGACGCCGACGCGCAGTCGATCCTTGTCACCCCTTCCACCCGGCTGGCCGCGGCGGTGACGCAGGCGGTCGAGCGGCTGATCCCGACGCTGCCGCGGTCCGACATCGCGGCGGCAAGCTGGCGCGATTATGGCACCGTCATCGTCACCCGCGATCTGACCGAGGCGGCGGCGATTTCCGACCGCGTGGCGCCCGAGCATCTGGAACTGTGCGTGGCCGACCCGCAGACGCTGTCGGCCCGGACCCGCCACGCCGGCGCGATCTTTCTGGGCGCCCACACGCCCGAGGCAGTCGGCGATTATGTCAGCGGGCCGAACCATGTGCTGCCGACCGCGCGCTCGGCCCGGTTTTCCTCGGGCCTGTCGGTGATGGATTTCCTGAAACGCACCACCTTGGCGCAGTTGACGCCGGGGGCGCTGGCCGCCGTCGGCCCCGCCGCCGTGACGCTGGCCCGCGCCGAGGGGCTGGATGCCCATGCCGATTCCGTTGCCGCCCGACTGGCGGCCCTGAACGAAAGGACAGCATCGTGA
- a CDS encoding acetyl-CoA C-acetyltransferase, which yields MSHPNSDADPVVIVGAARTPMGGFQGDFATTTAAELGATAIRAAVERAGIAADQVDEVVMGCVLPAGQGQAPARQAALGAGLPLAAGAVTVNKMCGSGMRAAMLAHDMIRAGSADVVVAGGMESMSNAPYLLPKARAGMRMGHAQVMDHMFLDGLEDAYDKGRLMGSFAEECADSYGFTRQAQDEFALTSLARANDAIQGGRFRDEIAPVTVSGRKGERVVDTDEQPDRADPGKIPTLKPAFRQGGTVTAANSSSISDGAAALVLMRQSQAEAQGLTPLARIVGHVGFADKPALFPTAPVGALRRLAERTGWDMDSVDLFEINEAFAVVTMAAMRDLDLPHDKVNIHGGACALGHPIGASGARIMVTLLAALQTHDLRRGVAALCIGGGEATAIAIERLS from the coding sequence ATGTCTCATCCCAATTCCGACGCCGATCCGGTGGTCATCGTCGGTGCCGCGCGCACGCCGATGGGCGGGTTCCAGGGCGATTTTGCCACCACCACCGCCGCCGAACTGGGCGCGACCGCGATCCGCGCCGCCGTCGAACGTGCCGGCATCGCCGCCGATCAGGTGGACGAGGTGGTGATGGGCTGCGTGCTGCCGGCCGGGCAGGGGCAGGCCCCGGCGCGGCAGGCGGCTTTGGGTGCCGGGCTGCCGCTGGCGGCGGGGGCGGTGACCGTCAACAAGATGTGCGGATCGGGGATGCGGGCGGCGATGCTGGCCCATGATATGATCCGCGCCGGCAGCGCCGACGTCGTCGTCGCCGGCGGGATGGAGAGCATGTCGAACGCCCCCTATCTGCTGCCGAAGGCGCGGGCCGGGATGCGGATGGGCCACGCGCAGGTGATGGACCACATGTTCCTGGACGGGCTCGAGGACGCCTATGACAAGGGCCGGCTGATGGGCAGCTTCGCCGAAGAATGTGCCGACAGCTATGGCTTCACCCGTCAGGCGCAGGACGAGTTCGCGCTGACTTCGCTGGCGCGGGCGAATGACGCGATCCAGGGTGGCCGGTTCCGGGACGAGATCGCGCCGGTGACGGTCAGCGGGCGCAAGGGCGAGCGTGTCGTCGACACCGACGAACAACCCGACCGCGCCGATCCGGGCAAGATCCCGACGCTGAAACCGGCCTTCCGGCAGGGCGGCACGGTGACGGCGGCGAATTCGTCGTCGATCTCGGACGGGGCGGCGGCGCTGGTGCTGATGCGCCAGTCGCAGGCCGAGGCGCAGGGGCTGACCCCGCTGGCGCGGATCGTGGGCCATGTCGGGTTCGCCGACAAGCCCGCGCTGTTTCCCACCGCCCCGGTCGGCGCCCTGCGGCGGCTGGCCGAGCGGACGGGCTGGGACATGGACAGCGTCGATCTGTTCGAGATCAACGAGGCGTTCGCCGTCGTCACCATGGCCGCGATGCGCGATCTGGACCTGCCGCATGACAAGGTGAACATCCACGGCGGCGCTTGTGCGCTTGGCCACCCCATCGGCGCCTCGGGCGCGCGGATCATGGTCACGCTGCTGGCCGCGTTGCAGACCCACGACCTGCGCCGCGGGGTCGCCGCCCTGTGCATCGGCGGCGGCGAGGCCACCGCGATCGCCATCGAACGGCTAAGCTAG
- a CDS encoding DUF2948 family protein — protein sequence MSDASFHDADPGPLQLRGESAEDVSVLSMLVQDSVLTGADITFDRQRRQLALLLNRFRWEDAEAADREGRPFERVRALLVLSDITGLRADGINRGDADEVLSLLALRWQPGPDGTGVLELDFAGDATILADMECVSLDLRDVTRPYVANSGKMPRHDDR from the coding sequence ATGAGTGACGCAAGTTTCCACGACGCCGATCCCGGCCCGCTGCAACTGCGCGGCGAAAGCGCCGAGGATGTCTCGGTCCTGTCGATGCTGGTGCAGGACTCGGTGCTGACCGGCGCCGACATCACCTTTGACCGCCAGCGCCGCCAGCTTGCGCTGCTGCTGAACCGCTTTCGCTGGGAAGACGCCGAGGCCGCCGACCGCGAGGGCCGCCCGTTCGAGCGTGTGCGCGCCCTGCTGGTCCTGTCCGACATCACCGGCCTGCGCGCCGATGGCATCAATCGCGGCGACGCGGACGAGGTGCTGTCGCTGCTGGCCCTGCGCTGGCAGCCGGGGCCGGACGGAACCGGGGTGCTGGAACTCGATTTCGCCGGGGACGCGACGATTCTGGCGGATATGGAATGTGTCAGCCTCGATCTGCGCGACGTCACCCGGCCCTATGTCGCCAATTCCGGCAAGATGCCGCGTCACGACGACCGCTGA
- a CDS encoding class II 3-deoxy-7-phosphoheptulonate synthase → MTQDQRQTTAAAPWDKAGWRAYPRVQMPDYPDADALNAVEAQLAKYPPLVFAGEARRLKAHLARVAEGQAFLLQGGDCAESFAEFSADNIRDTFKVLLQMAVVLTWGAQLPVVKVGRMAGQFAKPRSAATETVDGVELPSYRGDIINGFDFTPEARIPDPQRMLSAYTQAAASLNLLRAFSTGGYADIHRVQSWIADFTSGPEAERYRDIADRIRDAMAFMQAAGVTSATAHELGQVDFFTSHEALLLEYEEALSRIDTTTGLPVAGSGHMIWIGDRTRQPDGAHVEFARGVQNPIGLKTGPSTTADDLKRLMEKLNPDNESGRLTLIARFGAGSVGEHLPRLIRTVREEGANVVWSCDPMHGNVIKSSTGYKTRPFDSILREVREFFAVHKAEGTIPGGVHFEMTGKDVTECTGGLRAVTDENLSDRYHTACDPRLNASQSLELAFLVAEELRNRRVADPEARARAV, encoded by the coding sequence ATGACGCAGGATCAGCGCCAGACAACCGCCGCCGCCCCCTGGGACAAGGCCGGCTGGCGCGCCTATCCGCGCGTCCAGATGCCCGATTATCCCGATGCCGACGCCCTGAACGCGGTCGAGGCGCAGCTGGCGAAATACCCGCCGCTGGTCTTTGCCGGCGAGGCACGGCGGCTGAAGGCGCATCTCGCCCGCGTGGCCGAGGGGCAGGCCTTCCTGCTGCAAGGCGGCGACTGCGCCGAGAGCTTTGCCGAGTTCAGCGCCGACAACATCCGCGACACCTTCAAGGTGCTGTTGCAGATGGCGGTGGTGCTGACCTGGGGCGCGCAACTGCCCGTGGTCAAGGTCGGCCGCATGGCGGGCCAGTTCGCCAAGCCGCGCAGCGCCGCGACCGAGACCGTGGACGGGGTCGAGCTGCCCAGCTATCGCGGCGACATCATCAACGGCTTCGACTTCACACCCGAGGCGCGCATCCCCGATCCGCAGCGGATGCTGTCGGCCTATACGCAGGCCGCGGCCTCGCTGAACCTGCTGCGGGCGTTCTCGACCGGCGGTTATGCCGATATCCACCGCGTGCAAAGCTGGATCGCGGATTTCACGTCAGGCCCCGAGGCCGAGCGTTACCGCGACATCGCCGACCGCATCCGCGATGCGATGGCCTTCATGCAGGCGGCGGGCGTCACCTCGGCCACCGCGCATGAGCTGGGGCAGGTGGATTTCTTCACCAGCCACGAGGCCCTGCTGCTGGAATATGAAGAGGCGCTGTCGCGGATCGACACCACCACCGGCCTGCCGGTGGCGGGGTCGGGCCACATGATCTGGATCGGCGACCGCACCCGGCAGCCGGACGGCGCGCATGTCGAATTCGCCCGCGGCGTCCAGAACCCGATCGGGCTGAAGACCGGGCCCAGCACCACCGCCGACGACCTGAAGCGGCTGATGGAGAAGCTGAACCCCGACAACGAATCCGGTCGGCTGACCCTGATCGCGCGGTTCGGCGCGGGCAGCGTGGGCGAGCATCTGCCCCGGCTGATCCGCACGGTTCGGGAAGAGGGCGCGAATGTCGTCTGGTCCTGCGATCCGATGCACGGCAACGTCATCAAATCCTCGACCGGCTACAAGACCCGGCCCTTCGATTCGATCCTACGCGAGGTGCGCGAGTTCTTCGCCGTCCACAAGGCCGAGGGCACCATCCCCGGCGGCGTGCATTTCGAGATGACCGGCAAGGACGTGACCGAATGCACCGGCGGTCTGCGCGCGGTGACGGACGAAAACCTCTCGGACCGCTATCACACCGCCTGCGACCCGCGCCTGAACGCCAGCCAGTCGCTTGAGCTGGCGTTTCTGGTCGCCGAAGAGCTGCGCAACCGCCGCGTCGCCGACCCCGAGGCCCGCGCCCGCGCCGTCTGA
- the edd gene encoding phosphogluconate dehydratase has protein sequence MPLDPVIDRVTDRIRERSAATRAAYLARIAAAASEGPRRAHLSCGNQAHAYAAMPDKDDLAQSRKPNIGIVTAYNDMLSAHQPYERFPEIIRAAASRAGATAQVAGGVPAMCDGVTQGRAGMELSLFSRDVIALAAGVAMSHDTFDAALYLGVCDKIVPGLLIAAASFGHVPSVFVPAGPMPSGLPNDEKARIRQQFAAGEVDRAALMTAEMASYHGPGTCTFYGTANSNQMLMEFMGLHLPGTSFVNPNTELRDALTAAATERAAQITNLGDGFLPVGRILDECAFVNGIVGLMATGGSTNLVLHLPAMARAAGVILDIADFHDISEAVPLMARVYPNGLADVNHFHAAGGLGFMIGQLLDAGLLNADVLTVAGGGLGSYVREPRLRGGRVEWQKGSAESLNDRILRPARDPFAATGGLKQLQGNLGRGVIKVSAVSPDRHVIEAPARIFTDQEQVKAAFRADEITGDTVIVVRFQGPAANGMPELHSLTPVLSVLQDRGLRVALLTDGRMSGASGKVPAAIHLSPEAAKGGPLARLRDGDMIRLDAERGTIDCLAPDFDTRSPVTADLSANQHGMGREMFSLFRAAAGDATDGACAIL, from the coding sequence ATGCCACTTGATCCCGTGATCGACCGCGTCACCGACCGCATCCGCGAACGCTCTGCCGCGACCCGGGCGGCCTATCTGGCCCGCATCGCCGCCGCCGCGAGCGAGGGGCCGCGCCGGGCGCATCTGTCCTGCGGCAACCAGGCCCATGCCTATGCCGCGATGCCGGACAAGGACGATCTGGCGCAGTCACGCAAACCCAATATCGGCATCGTGACCGCCTATAACGACATGCTCTCCGCCCATCAGCCCTATGAGCGTTTCCCCGAGATCATCCGCGCCGCCGCCAGCCGCGCGGGCGCCACGGCGCAGGTCGCGGGCGGGGTGCCGGCTATGTGCGACGGCGTCACCCAGGGCCGGGCGGGGATGGAGCTGTCGCTGTTTTCCCGCGACGTCATCGCGCTGGCGGCCGGGGTGGCGATGTCGCACGACACTTTTGACGCGGCTCTGTATCTGGGGGTCTGCGACAAGATCGTGCCGGGGCTGTTGATCGCTGCGGCGAGCTTTGGCCATGTGCCCTCGGTCTTCGTGCCGGCTGGGCCGATGCCCTCGGGCCTGCCCAATGACGAAAAGGCCCGCATCCGCCAGCAATTCGCCGCGGGCGAGGTCGACCGCGCCGCGCTGATGACCGCCGAGATGGCGTCCTATCACGGGCCGGGCACCTGCACCTTTTACGGCACCGCGAACTCGAACCAGATGCTGATGGAGTTCATGGGCCTGCACCTGCCCGGAACCAGCTTCGTCAATCCCAACACCGAACTGCGCGACGCGCTGACCGCCGCCGCGACCGAACGCGCGGCGCAGATCACCAACCTGGGCGACGGTTTCCTGCCGGTGGGCCGGATTCTGGACGAATGCGCGTTCGTCAACGGCATCGTCGGGCTGATGGCGACGGGCGGCTCGACCAATCTGGTGCTGCATCTGCCGGCCATGGCGCGGGCGGCGGGGGTGATCCTGGACATCGCGGATTTCCACGACATTTCCGAGGCCGTGCCGCTGATGGCGCGGGTCTATCCCAACGGGCTGGCCGATGTGAACCATTTCCATGCGGCCGGCGGGCTGGGCTTCATGATCGGGCAATTGCTGGATGCCGGGCTGCTGAACGCCGATGTGCTGACCGTCGCCGGCGGCGGTCTGGGCAGCTATGTCCGAGAGCCGCGTCTGCGCGGGGGCCGCGTCGAATGGCAGAAGGGCAGCGCCGAATCGCTGAATGACCGCATCCTGCGACCGGCGCGCGATCCCTTTGCCGCGACCGGCGGGCTGAAGCAGCTGCAGGGCAATCTGGGGCGCGGGGTCATCAAGGTCTCTGCGGTGTCGCCCGACCGCCATGTGATCGAGGCCCCGGCCCGGATCTTCACCGATCAGGAACAGGTCAAGGCGGCCTTCCGCGCCGATGAGATCACCGGCGACACCGTCATCGTGGTCCGCTTTCAGGGACCGGCGGCGAACGGGATGCCGGAACTGCACTCGCTGACGCCGGTGCTGTCGGTGCTGCAGGATCGCGGCCTGCGAGTGGCGCTGCTGACCGATGGGCGCATGTCGGGCGCCTCGGGCAAGGTGCCGGCGGCGATCCATCTGTCGCCCGAGGCGGCCAAGGGCGGCCCGCTGGCCCGTCTGCGCGACGGCGACATGATCCGGCTGGATGCCGAGCGGGGGACAATCGACTGCCTTGCGCCCGATTTCGACACGCGCAGCCCGGTCACGGCCGATCTGTCGGCCAACCAGCACGGCATGGGGCGCGAGATGTTCAGCCTGTTCCGCGCCGCCGCAGGCGACGCCACCGACGGCGCCTGCGCGATCCTGTAG
- a CDS encoding thiamine phosphate synthase gives MTQQPDTPASPDAATAPQLYLIAPVGAVPGAIAPLLAEIVERFRPACIRIPGAGDEDRLGRVADVIRDIAHAYDIAVVIDDHIQLAQKHGLDGVHLTTGAKQVRYARKELGADAIVGAFCGASRHEGLSAAEAGADYVSFGPAGETGLGDGETAPLDLFEWWSEMIEVPVVAEGGLDPALIATLSRMTDFLAIGPEIWGDETPSTKLSTLWR, from the coding sequence ATGACCCAGCAGCCTGACACCCCTGCCAGCCCCGACGCCGCCACCGCGCCGCAGCTTTACCTGATCGCCCCGGTCGGGGCCGTTCCGGGCGCCATCGCCCCGCTTCTGGCCGAGATCGTCGAGCGGTTCCGCCCCGCCTGCATCCGCATCCCCGGCGCGGGCGACGAGGATCGGCTGGGCCGGGTCGCCGACGTGATCCGCGACATCGCCCACGCCTATGACATCGCCGTGGTCATCGACGACCATATCCAGCTGGCCCAGAAACACGGGCTGGACGGGGTGCACCTGACCACCGGCGCCAAGCAGGTCCGCTATGCCCGCAAGGAACTGGGCGCGGACGCCATCGTCGGCGCCTTCTGCGGCGCGTCGCGCCACGAGGGGCTGAGCGCGGCCGAGGCCGGCGCCGATTACGTCAGCTTTGGCCCGGCCGGCGAGACCGGCCTGGGCGACGGAGAGACCGCGCCGCTGGACCTGTTCGAGTGGTGGTCCGAGATGATCGAGGTGCCGGTGGTGGCCGAAGGCGGGCTGGACCCCGCGCTGATCGCCACCCTGTCGCGGATGACCGATTTCCTGGCCATCGGGCCCGAGATCTGGGGCGACGAGACCCCCAGCACAAAGCTGTCGACGCTGTGGCGCTGA
- a CDS encoding GNAT family N-acetyltransferase: MTLRLWQLTPDRAREWCDIRQRALRDSPAAFGADAGAEADLSLSDHAARLAACDIWAAGLEPGQPLAVAGWETGISPAEPDLGWIGSVFVDPQARGQGLADAILARLAQRAARAGMTRLGLHVAHDNHFAHALYFRAGFVATGNPPMLNAAGQWEIEMRRMLRPPLLVRLRALRA, from the coding sequence GTGACGCTGCGGCTGTGGCAACTGACCCCGGACCGGGCGCGGGAATGGTGCGACATCCGGCAGCGGGCGCTGCGCGATTCGCCCGCAGCCTTCGGCGCCGATGCCGGGGCCGAGGCAGACTTGTCGCTGTCTGACCACGCCGCCCGGCTGGCCGCCTGCGATATCTGGGCCGCAGGGCTTGAGCCGGGCCAGCCGCTGGCCGTCGCCGGGTGGGAGACGGGGATTTCGCCTGCCGAGCCGGATCTGGGCTGGATCGGGTCGGTCTTCGTCGATCCGCAGGCGCGGGGGCAGGGTCTGGCCGATGCGATCTTGGCCCGGCTGGCGCAGCGCGCCGCCCGCGCCGGGATGACGCGGCTGGGCCTGCATGTCGCGCATGACAACCACTTCGCACACGCGCTTTATTTCCGCGCGGGCTTTGTCGCCACCGGCAACCCGCCGATGCTGAACGCCGCCGGGCAATGGGAAATCGAGATGCGCCGCATGTTGCGCCCGCCGCTGCTGGTGCGCCTGCGCGCTTTGCGCGCTTGA
- the murA gene encoding UDP-N-acetylglucosamine 1-carboxyvinyltransferase, protein MDQIIVQGGGELHGEIPITGAKNACLTLMPATLLTDQPLTLTNAPRLSDIQTMTALLQSLGAEVASMQDGHVLAMSSHNLTSQMADYEIVRRMRASILVLGPLLARFGTATVSLPGGCAIGARPVDLHLKALEAMGASLDLRDGYVHARAPSGGLKGARIDFPLVSVGATENALMAATLARGTTVLTNAAREPEIVDLAECLRRMGAQIEGEATGTITIQGVQTLSGATHPVVTDRIELGTYMLLPAICGGEVECLGGRMDLIAAFGEKLDEAGVAVSQTERGIKVSRKNGRVRAVDVVTEPFPGFPTDLQAQMMALMCTADGVSVLEERIFENRFMHAPELMRMGAKIEVQGGHATVTGVEKLRGAPVMATDLRASISLILAALAAEGETVVSRVYHLDRGYERVVRKLRGVGANLKRIKEAHPDE, encoded by the coding sequence ATGGATCAGATCATCGTGCAGGGTGGGGGCGAGCTTCACGGCGAAATTCCGATCACCGGGGCCAAGAACGCCTGCCTGACGCTGATGCCGGCGACGCTGCTGACCGATCAGCCGCTGACGCTGACCAATGCGCCGCGCCTGTCGGACATCCAGACCATGACCGCGTTGCTGCAATCGCTGGGGGCCGAGGTCGCCTCGATGCAGGACGGGCATGTGCTGGCGATGTCCAGCCACAACCTGACCAGCCAGATGGCCGATTACGAGATCGTGCGCCGGATGCGCGCCTCGATCCTGGTGCTGGGGCCGCTGCTGGCGCGCTTCGGCACCGCCACCGTGTCGCTGCCCGGCGGCTGTGCGATCGGGGCGCGGCCGGTCGATCTGCATCTGAAGGCGCTCGAGGCGATGGGCGCCTCGCTCGACCTGCGCGACGGCTATGTCCACGCCCGCGCCCCCTCGGGCGGGCTGAAGGGTGCGCGGATCGACTTTCCGCTGGTCTCGGTCGGGGCGACCGAAAACGCGCTGATGGCCGCGACGCTGGCGCGAGGGACGACCGTGCTGACCAACGCCGCGCGTGAACCCGAAATCGTGGATCTGGCCGAATGTCTGCGCCGCATGGGCGCCCAGATCGAGGGCGAGGCGACGGGGACGATCACCATTCAGGGCGTCCAGACCCTGTCCGGCGCCACCCATCCCGTCGTCACCGACCGGATCGAGCTGGGCACCTATATGCTGCTGCCCGCGATCTGCGGGGGCGAGGTCGAATGTCTGGGCGGCCGGATGGACCTGATCGCGGCCTTCGGCGAAAAGCTGGACGAGGCCGGGGTCGCGGTCAGCCAGACCGAACGCGGCATCAAGGTCAGCCGCAAGAATGGCCGCGTCCGCGCGGTCGATGTGGTCACCGAACCCTTTCCCGGCTTTCCGACCGATCTTCAGGCGCAGATGATGGCGCTGATGTGCACCGCCGACGGCGTCTCGGTCCTTGAAGAGCGGATTTTCGAAAACCGCTTCATGCACGCGCCCGAACTGATGCGGATGGGCGCCAAAATCGAGGTTCAAGGCGGCCACGCCACCGTCACCGGGGTCGAGAAGCTGCGCGGGGCGCCGGTCATGGCGACCGATCTGCGCGCCTCGATCAGCCTGATCCTCGCCGCCCTTGCCGCCGAGGGCGAGACCGTCGTCAGCCGCGTCTATCACCTCGACCGCGGTTACGAGCGCGTGGTCCGCAAGCTGCGCGGCGTCGGCGCCAATCTCAAGCGCATCAAGGAGGCCCATCCCGATGAGTGA